In Rodentibacter haemolyticus, the DNA window TTCAATCATCAAAAATGCTGCAGCCCCCATGACCGGAGGCATAATTTGCCCGTTTACCGATGAGGCGACTTCTACCGCACCGGCTTTTTCCGCAGAGAAACCGACTCGTTTCATCATTGGGATGGTAAAAGTACCTGTGGTAACGACATTGGCAATCGAAGAGCCGGAAATTAATCCTGTTAAGCCTGAAGATACCACTGCTGCTTTCGCCGGGCCTCCACGTAGATGTCCCAAATAGGCAAAAGCGGTCTTAATAAAATAGTTGCCTGCGCCGGCTTTATCTAACAATGCACCGAATAGTACAAATAAAAATACATATTTGGTTGATACCCCTAAAGCCACACCGAATACCCCTTCGGTTGTTACCCATTGTTGATTCACCATTTGTGATAATGTGCCTGAACGATGGCTGATAATCCAGTCTGCAGGTAGAAATTGACCGAAATAGTTATATAACAAAAATACCGAGGCAATAATGACTAATGGTAATCCAAGACTTCTACGGCAAGCCTCAAGTAATAGCAGTACTCCTAAGCAGCCGGCGATAATATCTTGCGTATTGGGCGCACCAAAGCGAGTGACCAGGCTTTCATAGAAGAAAATGTAATAGGTACCTAAAAATGCGCCTAATAAGGCAAACAACCAATCGTGATAAGGAACTCTTTGCTTGGGAGAATTGGCGAAGGCGGGAAATGCTAAATAAGCGAGGAATAGTGCAAAAGCCAAATGAACGGAACGGGCTTTGGTATCATCAATGACAACATTTAATTCCCACCCCCAAGTCCGAATGATTTCTTGTAGCCAAAATGGGAAAGGAGAAGTGTAATAGAGCTGGAATACGGACCATAAAATGGCGGTAATTATAATCAGTTTTTTGGTGAAACCTTTTGGATTTCGTCCGCCTGCATCGTTTGATGCCACCATATCTTGCAGATCGTCATAATCTATTTTTTCAGATTTTAGCGACATAATAAAACCCTCCGAAAATAAAATATTAGCTGATAAACATAAAAAGGCAGGGGCTAGCCTGCCTAAATATTAAGTAAAACGGATTATTTTAACCAACCCCGTTCTTTATAATAACGAATAGCCCCCTCGTGCAAAGGTGCGGATAAGGCATTTTTAATCATTTCCTCTTCTTTTAGGTTTGCGAATGCAGGGTGTAATCGTTTGAAGCGATCAAAATTATCGAATACTGCTTTCACCACAGCATAAACACTGTCCGCATCGACATCAGCGGAGGTAACTAACGTGGCATAAACCCCGAAGGTTTCTACCGGATTATCCGTTCCTTTATATAACCCACCGGGAATTGTTGCTTTGGCGTAGTAAGGATTATCTGCAACCAATTTATCAATTTCCGCACCTGTAATCGGGACCAGATGAGCATTACAGGATGCAGCCGCTTCTTTTAATGCACCGTTCGGATGACCGACGTTATAAGTAATCGCATCTAAATTGTTATCGCACATTACTGATGCCATTTCTGAAGGTTTTAATTCAGAGGCGACTTTAAATTCTTTATCCGACCAACCTTTTGCCGCCAAAATGACATTCATCGTGGCACGCGTGCCGGATCCCGGATCACCGACATTTACTCGCTTACCTTTTAAATCATCGAATTGTTGAATAGCAGAATCGTCACGTGCCATTAGGGTAAATGGCTCAGGGTGAATAGAAAAGATTGCACGAAGTTTATCGTTTTTCTTACCTTCAAAAGAACTTGTGCCGTTATAAGCATGATATTGCCAGTCTGATTGCGCAATCCCCATTTCCATTTGATTAGCGGCGATTGCGTTTAAATTTGCAACTGATGCACCGGTTGAGGGGGCATTACATTTAATTTGTGTTTTTGCCGTATCACGATTAACCAGCTGACAAATAGATTGTCCGACAACATAGTAAACTCCTGTTTGCCCACCGGTACCGATGGTAACAAATTTGTCAGCGGCTTGTGCGGATATTGCACCCATTGCTAATACTGCTGCAAGAGAAAAAGCGAAATATTTTTTTGAGATAATTTTCATAGATAAGCCCTCTTATGTAGAAGTTTTTTGGGAATGTTGTGATGCAACGATTACAAAATATACTGGTTTTCTAAGGCGCGCAATCGTTTTCTTTTGAAAATATGAGCTATTTCACATTTTTTTAACATGGTAACTTTTCTTTAACTGGATATAAGTGCGTTAATCTGAACTTTGAATCCCTTGCATTTTCCATTTGATGCAGTTATTCATCCGTTTCTATCTTTGATAGAAAGGGTTTCTTACTTTAATTTTTTTCATTTTGGAGTATCATATAATTCATTCAGTTTACAATTTTTATGCTTTTTTCTAATGAAGCCCACATTTCTTGAAATTCGACATCTTAAAACACTCCTTGCTTTAAAAGAAACCGGTAGCGTTTCTGCCGCCGCTAAACGGGTTTATCTCACTCAATCTGCGCTTTCTCATCAAATAAAACTGATTGAAGAGCAATTTGGTCTGCCTTTATTTGAGCGTAAAAGTAATCCCCTGTGCTTTACCACAGCGGGGGAGCGTCTGATTCGTCTTGCAAATGAGGTGATGCCGAAAGTGATTGATGCTGAGCGGGATTTGATTCGTGTCAAGCACGGTGATGCCGGACAGTTGCGTATTGCGGTGGAATGCCACACTTGTTTCGATTGGTTAATGCCGGCAATGGATGAATTTAGGGAGCATTGGCCTTTAGTTGAATTGGATATCGTGTCAGGTTTTCATACGGATCCGATTGGATTGTTGCTTTCTCATCGAGCTGATTGTGTGATTGTATCTGAAGTTGAAACCAATGATGATGTGATTTTTAAACCGCTTTTTTCTTATGAAATGGTGGGGATTTGCGCAAAAGATCATCCCTTAGCGACAAAAGAAATTTGGGAAGCGGAAGATTTTGCAGATGAAACTTGGGTAACTTATCCCGTATCGGACGATATGTTGGATTTATTGCGTAAGGTGTTGAAGCCGAAAGGCATTAATCCTACACGTCGAACAACGGAGCTTACTATTGCTATGATTCAGTTGGTTGCAAGTCGCCGAGGCATTGCAACGGTGCCTTATTGGGCGGCATTGCCTTATTTGGAAAAAGGCTATGTGGTGGCGAGAAAAGTAACCCACGAGGGGTTATTCAGTGATTTGTATGTGGCGATTCGTAAGGAAGACGAAAGTGTCGGTTATTTAGATGATTTTTATCAAACGGTTAAATCGCAAAGTTTTTCAACCTTACCCGGGTTATCCGTTTTAGAATGAGAGGATAATAAATGAATTTTACTCCTCCACATCCTATTCGTGAGGCGGCCAAGGCTGCCTTTCCTTATAGTGTTCCAATGATAGCAGGCTTTCTTTTTCTTGGTATCGCCTATGGTATTTATATGAAAGCGCTTGGTTTCGGCGTTTTATATCCTATGCTGATGACGTTATTAATTTATGCCGGTTCCGTAGAATTTATCGCGGCGGGAGCATTGATTGCACCCTTTTCTCCGTTAAGTGTATTTCTGATTACGTTAATGGTGAGTGGTCGTCAAATTTTTTATGCCATTTCTATGTTAGAAAAATACGGAGCACAACTTGGCAAAAAGCGTTGGTATTTAATCAGCTCGCTGGTTGATGAATCTTTTTCTCTTAATTATATGGCAAAAATACCACCGCACTTAGATAAAGGCTGGTATATGTTTTTTGTCAGTTTATATTTACATATTTATTGGGTGATCGGTGGAACCATTGGGAACTTGTTTGGTGAAATTCTGCCTTTCGATTTGAAAGGGGTAGAATTTGCGATGACCGCGCTTTTCTTGGTTATTTTTGCTGAAAATTGGTTGAAAGAAAAATCCCACGAAAGTTCTTTAATCGGTTTGGGTATTGCATTTGTCTCATTACTTATTGTCGGAAAAGAACATTTTCTTATTCCCGCTTTAATCGGCATTTGGATTGTTTTAACGGTACGTCGCCCGAAATTAAAGACAAAATTGGAGTCATTAAAATGACCTTAACCGAACAGATTATTACAGTCGGAGTGTGTATCTTAGCGGTACAGCTTACCCGTTTATTGCCATTCTGGATTTTTCCGGCTAACCGTCCGATTCCTGAGTATATTCGCTATCTCGGTAAAGTTTTTCCGGCAGCGATGTTCGGGATGTTAGTCATATATTGTTACAAGAATATTGATATTTTTAATGGACATCACGGCATTCCGGATTTTCTCGCCGGCATATTAGTGCTTGTATTACATTTTTGGAAAAAGAATATGTTTCTCTCCATTGCGGCGGGAACAATCTTTTATATGGTTTTAGTACAAAGCGTGTTTATTTAATTTCTGCTTTTCGGTGAAATAAAAAGGTTTTAAATCGTGAGGTTTAATATTCACCCGATTTTTTGACCGCACTTTTTTAACTTTCAACTTTGCTTTTCTTAGATCAGAAAAACATACGGCAATATATTCATTACGCCGGCAGTGCTTACGGCTAAAATCATTTTAGATGCACCAAACATTAATCCTTGGTTCTCACCTTTATCCCGTTTCACCAAAATATTTGCAAGCGCGGTATTCGCAAACAAGCTGATAATTGAAAAAATCCCGAGGTAAAGAAATACGAATATACTCCCTACCGAAACACAGCGTCGCAAGCAGTAAAAATGGATAACTATGTGTCGTAATTAAACAAAGAATACGCTTTGTACTGCGGTGGTATAAGCAAGCCCGGAGAAGTCAGTATTCGTGCCGTGAAATATAAAGATAAACAAAGAATTAAATGTATGACACTGAAAAATGCCTCTTGATTTTAGTTTATATAAAATGGAAGGATATACCTAAGTCTTTTAGATTAATTTCCGAATAAAAGTGCGGTTAAAAAATTCGGTGTTATGTAAGCAAATGCACAAAGTTGAAATAATATGAACCATGGTAACTGTGTTTATTCAAAAAATTTAACCGATGTTTTATATTTCGAATAACACGGGTGTATCTTCACTGATGTGGCAACGAACCTGTTGTCCCACATTAAAAGCTTCTACACTCTGAACATTGAGGATGGTCTGCTTAAACTGAACCTGATAGTGGTAAAAATGTCCGTAAAAATGTTGGCTCAAGATTTTCGCTTGCCCATTTAAATCGGGGTGAATTTGGATATGTTGTGGGCGAATGAGCCAATCTAATTTCACCTTTTCAGCTACCTCTTGTCCATTGGCAAGGCAAAGTGGGGCGGTGAAAATATGCTCACCCAGTGGGGAAATTAACCGGTTTCCTTCCCGATAACAAGATAGATAATTGGTATTCCCTAAAAACTCTGCCACAAACTTTGTGGTTGGGGTGTGATAAAGCGCCGTTGCCGTGCCGATTTGTAAAATTTTGCCTTGCGCCATTAAGGCTAATTTATCCGCAAAGGCAAAAGCCTCCTCTTTACTATGGGTAACGAAAATCGCAGGGACGTTTTGTTGCTTTAAAATCGCTTTAATTTCCCTGATCATCTTTTGTCGTACTTGGCTGTCAATGTTGGAAAAAGGTTCATCAAGTAAGAGCAGATGAGGCTTACATGCCAAGGCTCGGGCAATTGCCACCCGCTGTTGTTGTCCCCCTGAAAGCTCGTGCGGATAACGATCTAATAGCCTATTTAAACGTACTAGTTCAGCCATTTCATTCACGATCTGTTGTTTTTCGGCGGGTGTTTTTCCGTTCAGTCCAAAGGCGATATTTTCTTGTACGGAAAGATGTGGAAAGAGAGCATAATCTTGAAAAATTAAGCCGATTTGACGATTTTCGGTCGGAATTGACGTAAGATCTTTACCATTTAATAAAATTCGACCGTTTGTAATCGGCTGTAAGCCCGCAATGGCTTTGAGTAATGTTGTTTTGCCGCAACCGCTTGCTCCCAACAAACAGAGAATTTCATTCTCCTGCATGGTTAAATCAAGCTGTTGTAAAATCGGTTGCGAGCCATAATGAACATTGAGGGCGTAAATTTGTAAACTTTTCATTATTCGGTTTTCCGGTTAGAGGTCAGCGAGCGGGTAAGCCACATCACAGGTACAAGCCCTACTAACACTAGTGTAATAGCAGGGAGAGCGGCTTGTTCGAGTTGCTCATCTGAGGTAAAGGTAAAAACGTGGGTAGCAAGGGTGTCAAAGTTAAATGGACGGAGTAAGAGTGAGGCATTTAACTCTTTCATACTTTCAATAAATACCATTAAAAGTGCGGTCAAAATTCCCTTAGAAAGTAGTGGAAAATGGACTTTCCGCAACATCTTCAAACCATTATGGCCCAGTGTTCGGCTTGCCATATCCAAGGCGGGGGAAATTTTGTTCATTGAGGTTTCAATGCCGCCTATCGCCATTGCTGAAAATCGCATCATATATGCTGAGACTAACGCAAACATTGAGCCTGAAAAAATCAGTCCTACAGGGGAAAGCCCAAGCCATTGTAGCAGGCTGTGGAGAAGGTGATCCGCCTGTGAATAAGGGATTAAAATGCCAATTGCCAACACCGTACCCGGCACGGCATAACCGAGGCTTGAAAGTTGTAACCCGAGTCGAGTAATGCGCTGTCGGGAAGGGGATCGTTGCCACATTAATCGGTTAAAAAAATGCAAACATAACGCCAAGGCGACACACAAAAAGGCAGAGGTGAATGATACCAATAAACTATGGGAGGCATACTCCCAAAAACGGCTTGTTGCATTGAGATCAAAATAAAGCACTGCCCAGTAAATCAATTTCCCGAAAGGAATAAAAAACGCCACGCTGACTAACCCCCAGCAATAGCCTTGAGCCAACCATAATTTTAGCCCTGCCAAGGGTTTAAGCGGTTGCGTTTTTTCATAGCCTCGTTGGTAGATTTTTTGGCGGTGGCGGCTGTAGCGCTCTAACATCAGCAAGCTAAAAATTATCAACAGCATTAGTAAAGAGATGTGACTTGCCGAACCTAAATCTCCGAAGCCGAGCCAAGTGTCATATACAGCAGTGGTGAGCGTTGGCACAGCGAAATAGGAGACCGTACCAAAATCTCCCAACGTTTCCATTGCCACCAATGCCGCTCCCACCATCATTGCCGGGCGGATTAACGGGAAAATCACCTGACGAAATAAGCGTCCACGGCCTGCACCAAGCATTTTGGCACTTTGGATTAGGTTTTCCGATTGCTCAAGCAAAGCGACTCGTACCAATAAAAAGATGTAAGGATAAAGCACTAGCGCCAAGATAAAACATGCCCCACCGAGGGTTCGAATGGCAGGAAAATAATAATCTTGAGCCGTTACCCAGCCGAATTGTTCTCGCAAAAAAGATTGAACCACACCCGGATAATCTAGCAATGTGGTATAAAGATATCCGACTAAATACGCCGGCATTGCCAGCGGTAGGCAGAGTAGCCATTGTAGGATTTTTTGTCCTCTAAATTGATAGCAAGAAACAATCCACGCACTTGGCAATGCCAACAACAAACTTAAGCTCACCGTCCCCAGCACTAGCCAAAGGGAATTCAGTACATAATCTACCAGTACCGTTTGCCAAAGATGTTGCAAATGTTGCCAATCGGCTTGCCAGGCTTGATACACAATGGCTGAAATCGGCAACACAAAAAACAAGACTATGAGAAAGGCAATGAAACCCCAGATTTTCGTGTATAAAAAGGAAAAACAATCACGCATTTTAGAAAATCCAAAAGGCGGCTTAATGAATTAAGTCGCCTTTTTTAAACCGGTTTAATTACAGGTCAAATTTTACTTCGTCGATCAATTTCAACGCTTTGTCATAATTTTCTGCAATTTTCTCCAGTGGCATTGTATCTGCTTTGAAACTCCCCCAAGATTGGACTAATTCAGAAGGTTTAATATCTGCTTTTACCGGGTACTCGTGGTTAAGTTTGGCGTATAAACCTTGAGCTTTATTGCCGCTGAGATATTCCACCAATTTCACTGCATTCGCTTTGTTTGGCGCATATTTTGCGACTGCCGCACCGCTAATATTCATATGTGAGCCTTGAGCCTGCTGATTTGGGAAGTTGATATACACGGCTTCCGCCCAGCTACGTTGTTTTTCATCTTCCAACATTTTTCCGAAGTAGTAGCTATTACCAAGAGCATAATCACACACGCCTTCTTTGATTGCTTTCACCTGATCACGGTCGCCGCCTTGTGGTTTTTGGGCAAGGTTCGCTTTTAACCCTTCCAAGAACGATTTCGCTTTTGCTTCGCCATCTTGAGCAATCATTGAGGCTATTAACGACACGTTATAGGCATTTTTCCCTGAACGCACGCACACTTTGCCTTTTAATTCAGGTTTAGCTAAATCGTAATAGGTAAAATCTGCGGGTAATCTGCCCACACGATCTTTTGCGGTATAAATCGCACGGGTACGGGCGGTAAGGGCAAACCACTGATCGTTAGAATCACGATATTGAGCCGGAATATTTTGCTTTAATATCTCGCTTTGCACCGGCTGAGCCAAACCGCTATTTACAATTTCCATCACACGGCTAATATCCACCGTCAGCAACACATCCGCGGGGCTTAGCTCGCCTTCACGTTTTACCCGATCGACCAGACCTTTATCCGCAAAAATGAAATTCACTTTAATGCCTGTATCTTTTTCAAAATCTTTCAAGATCGGCTCAATTAAATAGGGTTGGCGGTAAGAATAGACATTCACTTCATTGGCGGCTAAGGCTGAGCCTGCTACAAAAGCCGAAATCGCAAGGGTAAATGCTGAAAGGGATTTTTTCATTCGTTTCTTCTCCTAATGATCAATGTACCTGCATTACTGTAAAATGAAACCGAGATAAACTCAATAAGAATTATTATCATTATTTAAAAAGTGTGAGATAGATCACATTTTAGATGTAGCAAGCTTTGTGATATGATAATTTCATTTTGAACGGTCTCTTTTTGCTAAATTTGATCGCTTTCCATTAATAAGGATACCTATGAAAGAAACGATTGTCGCCCAAGCCACTTCCATTGGTCGGGGGGGCGTTGGTATTTTACGCATTTCAGGTCCTCTTGCTCAGGTCGCGGCTCAGCAAGTGCTGGGCAAGCAGCTTTCTCCCCGTATCGCGAATTATTTACCCTTTAAAGATACTGATGGTTCCGTGCTTGATCAGGGGATTGCCCTTTATTTTAAATCACCGAATTCTTTTACCGGTGAAGACGTACTTGAACTGCAAGGTCATGGCGGGCAAGTCGTTTTGGATTTATTGTTAAGACGAATTTTACAAATCGAAGGGATTCGTTTGGCAAGACCCGGCGAATTTTCCGAACAAGCGTTTTTAAACGATAAATTGGATTTA includes these proteins:
- a CDS encoding TAXI family TRAP transporter solute-binding subunit, producing MGAISAQAADKFVTIGTGGQTGVYYVVGQSICQLVNRDTAKTQIKCNAPSTGASVANLNAIAANQMEMGIAQSDWQYHAYNGTSSFEGKKNDKLRAIFSIHPEPFTLMARDDSAIQQFDDLKGKRVNVGDPGSGTRATMNVILAAKGWSDKEFKVASELKPSEMASVMCDNNLDAITYNVGHPNGALKEAAASCNAHLVPITGAEIDKLVADNPYYAKATIPGGLYKGTDNPVETFGVYATLVTSADVDADSVYAVVKAVFDNFDRFKRLHPAFANLKEEEMIKNALSAPLHEGAIRYYKERGWLK
- the azlC gene encoding azaleucine resistance protein AzlC; the protein is MNFTPPHPIREAAKAAFPYSVPMIAGFLFLGIAYGIYMKALGFGVLYPMLMTLLIYAGSVEFIAAGALIAPFSPLSVFLITLMVSGRQIFYAISMLEKYGAQLGKKRWYLISSLVDESFSLNYMAKIPPHLDKGWYMFFVSLYLHIYWVIGGTIGNLFGEILPFDLKGVEFAMTALFLVIFAENWLKEKSHESSLIGLGIAFVSLLIVGKEHFLIPALIGIWIVLTVRRPKLKTKLESLK
- a CDS encoding ABC transporter ATP-binding protein — encoded protein: MKSLQIYALNVHYGSQPILQQLDLTMQENEILCLLGASGCGKTTLLKAIAGLQPITNGRILLNGKDLTSIPTENRQIGLIFQDYALFPHLSVQENIAFGLNGKTPAEKQQIVNEMAELVRLNRLLDRYPHELSGGQQQRVAIARALACKPHLLLLDEPFSNIDSQVRQKMIREIKAILKQQNVPAIFVTHSKEEAFAFADKLALMAQGKILQIGTATALYHTPTTKFVAEFLGNTNYLSCYREGNRLISPLGEHIFTAPLCLANGQEVAEKVKLDWLIRPQHIQIHPDLNGQAKILSQHFYGHFYHYQVQFKQTILNVQSVEAFNVGQQVRCHISEDTPVLFEI
- a CDS encoding branched-chain amino acid transporter permease is translated as MTLTEQIITVGVCILAVQLTRLLPFWIFPANRPIPEYIRYLGKVFPAAMFGMLVIYCYKNIDIFNGHHGIPDFLAGILVLVLHFWKKNMFLSIAAGTIFYMVLVQSVFI
- a CDS encoding LysR family transcriptional regulator encodes the protein MKPTFLEIRHLKTLLALKETGSVSAAAKRVYLTQSALSHQIKLIEEQFGLPLFERKSNPLCFTTAGERLIRLANEVMPKVIDAERDLIRVKHGDAGQLRIAVECHTCFDWLMPAMDEFREHWPLVELDIVSGFHTDPIGLLLSHRADCVIVSEVETNDDVIFKPLFSYEMVGICAKDHPLATKEIWEAEDFADETWVTYPVSDDMLDLLRKVLKPKGINPTRRTTELTIAMIQLVASRRGIATVPYWAALPYLEKGYVVARKVTHEGLFSDLYVAIRKEDESVGYLDDFYQTVKSQSFSTLPGLSVLE
- a CDS encoding Fe(3+) ABC transporter substrate-binding protein, producing the protein MKKSLSAFTLAISAFVAGSALAANEVNVYSYRQPYLIEPILKDFEKDTGIKVNFIFADKGLVDRVKREGELSPADVLLTVDISRVMEIVNSGLAQPVQSEILKQNIPAQYRDSNDQWFALTARTRAIYTAKDRVGRLPADFTYYDLAKPELKGKVCVRSGKNAYNVSLIASMIAQDGEAKAKSFLEGLKANLAQKPQGGDRDQVKAIKEGVCDYALGNSYYFGKMLEDEKQRSWAEAVYINFPNQQAQGSHMNISGAAVAKYAPNKANAVKLVEYLSGNKAQGLYAKLNHEYPVKADIKPSELVQSWGSFKADTMPLEKIAENYDKALKLIDEVKFDL
- a CDS encoding ABC transporter permease; translation: MRDCFSFLYTKIWGFIAFLIVLFFVLPISAIVYQAWQADWQHLQHLWQTVLVDYVLNSLWLVLGTVSLSLLLALPSAWIVSCYQFRGQKILQWLLCLPLAMPAYLVGYLYTTLLDYPGVVQSFLREQFGWVTAQDYYFPAIRTLGGACFILALVLYPYIFLLVRVALLEQSENLIQSAKMLGAGRGRLFRQVIFPLIRPAMMVGAALVAMETLGDFGTVSYFAVPTLTTAVYDTWLGFGDLGSASHISLLMLLIIFSLLMLERYSRHRQKIYQRGYEKTQPLKPLAGLKLWLAQGYCWGLVSVAFFIPFGKLIYWAVLYFDLNATSRFWEYASHSLLVSFTSAFLCVALALCLHFFNRLMWQRSPSRQRITRLGLQLSSLGYAVPGTVLAIGILIPYSQADHLLHSLLQWLGLSPVGLIFSGSMFALVSAYMMRFSAMAIGGIETSMNKISPALDMASRTLGHNGLKMLRKVHFPLLSKGILTALLMVFIESMKELNASLLLRPFNFDTLATHVFTFTSDEQLEQAALPAITLVLVGLVPVMWLTRSLTSNRKTE